The Virgibacillus sp. SK37 region CCTCGTGTAGGTTATCTTGATAAATATCTTTCCTGTTTTGTTGCTTTCTTTCATCTTTTGCCAACTGAATAGCATTTTGATAATGTTTACGTATAGTCGCATTCCACCTGAAACCACATGCCGCTGATGTGCGAGACAATTGTTTAGCTACATCTTTAAATGCTTCCAGCTGTGTCTTTCCCTCTCTAATATACCTTAGAACAGTTTCAGCTAGAACGATATCTTCATCTTTAGTCCATGCATCCTGACGTGAAGCATTCATCCTATCCCTCCTTATTCGTTTGCTATAAATGTATGCTAAGAATAGTTCTGATAGAATAAATGTTTATCATTTTGCACAATTATACTCTATTAACGGTTTAAAAATTTATTTACTGCTTGAATATGTTCCTCCGATTCCCATAAAATTGCACAATTCCTCACTTCTTCCGCCATTACAGATGATAATCCAATACTTGATAATTTCTTCTTAAATTGTCTCTTAAGAACTTTCATTTGCTCATATGACCTTGAAATATAAGGTTCTAGTAATTTCTCGTTGTTTTCCCATTCCTCATCTGCAATAATATGATGTATCCATCCGTGGTCTTTTAAATATGGGGCATCAAAGATAGTTCCTTCTAATAACCACTGAAATGCAAAGCTTGGTTCCACCTTCTCATATAATAAGGTGCCTCCTCCCCAACCTGGAACAATCCCAAGTTTGGATTGTACAAAACCAAATTTACTGCTCTCTTTAGCAATTCGGATATCACATGCTGTGGCAATTTCACAACCTCCTCCTAATGCTCCACCATTTAACATGCAAATAACCGGAACTGGAAATGAAACAATTTCACCCAATACTTCCTTCATAGGATAAAGATGGTTGAATGCTTCATCGGAAGATAGATTACCATGTAAACTAGTCAGGTCTCCGCCAGAACAAAACATTTTTTCCCCTGCCCCAGTAATGACGAGAAACTTAATCTTATCTTGCTTTGCTTCAAGTAGGCATGTCATAAATTCTTCTGTCATTTCCTTGGATATTGCGTTATGCTTTTCGGGTCGATTTAAACAAATTTCCCCGTAGTTCTTTGTATGATTTGTATATGTAATATATTTTCCCACGAACTTCTCTCCTTATTTGTGTTTACTACCATAATAGCATATAAACTAGTTGCCTTACCGAACCAAGATTAACTATGCATTTTAAATAATGATCTACGGCAAATGTTGGGATTCAAAAGTATGTTACTCATTCACAGTTGGAGGAAAATGCGAACTAACTTAGAATATAGAGACTGCGTAAATCACCGCTACGGGGAAATATTCCGCTTTCCGCGGGCGGCTGATGAGCCTCCTCACGCTCCGCGTTCCGGGGTCTCATCGAGGCCTTTCCTCCCGCAGGAGTCTCCATATTTCCCCTTCGCTACTGTTTACTATTATATCTAAGAAGACCAAAAGGTGCTGTGTACGAATTGATTGGAGTGGAGGGCGGCAAAGAAGACACTGTGAGGTTACGAACAGATGTCGCGCTTGTACCCGGAGGTGTGAAAGCGTCCGCCTGAAACGTAAATCAATGGGTGCTTCCTCTGTATAATTAATTACTCCATCCAACACAAGTTACTTCGGAGTATATCTATTTTCCGAATCATTGAATAACCTCAACATATATATTAGAACCTTAAATATACTATAAAGTAACTTGATAGTACTTTAATTTATGTCGTATTTCCTCCAATTGTAACCACATAGCATTTCTGGAAATAAAAAAACAGACCATAGAAATGATCTGTTTTTTATAAATATTAGTTGTTTACAACTTCTTTGCCATCATATTGACCACATGATTTACAAACATGGTGCGGTTTTGTTAGTTCTCCACAATTAGAGCACTCAACCATGCCAGGTACGTGTAATTTTTTATGAGTACGACGTTGATTTTTAACCTTTTTAGAAGTTCTTCTTTTAGGTACTGCCATGACTTACACCTCCTTCACATAAAAAAACAAAACGAGAACAATGATTCTTATTTGTCTTTCATATTTTTTTCTAATAATGTTTCTAACTTTTTAAATCGTGGATCTATCGTTTTTCCTTTTTTTCCTCTGAAATAAATTCCCAATCTTGGCCTTTTGCTGGAGCGCCTTGCTGGTTATTCTTCCCATCGGAAAACACACGAAAAGGTACCTCTAATAAAATATTTTCCTTTATTAAAGGAGTTAAGTCAAGCACTTCTCCCTTAACAGGATGAATTTCGTCTTCCTCTTCTTCTTCCGTATAGTAAGAAGATGTAGTAAAAACTTCATCGGCCTTAATATCAAAAGGATACGGTACATCCACCAATGTACGTGCACATGGTAACGTCATTTCCCCCTCTATATGAAAAGTAAAGAAAATCTGCTCTCCATGAAGATAGCATTTACCATGGACCCTTACAGGATCTATATGACGTATATCATTGTTCATCGCTTCTAATTCAGAAACATCAACCTTCTCATCAAAATGAAAAGGATCATTATAAGCATTTTTTCTAATTTGTGCTAATGCAAACTTCATTATTATCACCTCAAGGCAACAAGAGTAATTTTAAAAGAAAAATGGACTTTTGTCAACATATTTTCTTTACAGAATACAGACAACCATTTGCTAGGTCTTCCAACGATAGATCATTAACTTATTTAATGTCTTAACGGTGTTCATCCTTCTATAATGCATGCACACCTCCTTTATTTTTGTTACAATATTACCATTATATAGTAGGAGTGTTTGTTAATGGATGCCTGTGGATTAATTGTTGAATATAACCCTTTTCATAATGGTCATTTATATCATGTCCAGCAAGCGAAAAAATCCTCCGGAGCTGATTGTATCATAGCAGTTATGAGTGGCTCTTTTCTTCAACGAGGTGAACCGGCAATCATCGATAAGTTTCACCGAACTCAAGCTGCATTGGCATCGGGTGTTGATTTAGTAGTAGAATTGCCTTATCCTTATGCTGTCCAAAATAGTGACTTCTTTGCAAAAGGAGCAGTACATACATTGGATAAATTGAAGGTTTCCAGTATTTGTTTTGGTAGTGAGTCTGGTAATACCTCCAATTTTATAACAAGTTATAAAATGTTTAAAGAAAAAGAGGCTATCTTTCATGAAACTGTACAACTATATTTAAAAAAAGGTATTTCCTTTCCAGAAGCAAGCAAGGCTGCTTACAAGGAGATAGGTTTATCTAATAATGAACTCGATTTAACTAAACCTAATAATATACTTGGATTCAGTTATATTAAAGCTATCTTAGAGGCTAATCTTTCCATTACTCCTATTACAATAAAACGTACCGGCAGTAATTATCACGATCAAATGATCAATAACTCTGTCGCCAGTGCAACTAGTATACGAAAGGCATTATTTGCACATGGAAGTCTGACAGAAGAAATCCAAGGAACATTGCCAGCTTCTACTGGTGAACAGTTGCTAAAATATAAAAAAATTACTGGCTACTGGCATACATGGGAAAATTACTTTCCACTCATTCATTATCGTGTATTAACAATGTCATTAAATGAGATTAGAGAAATCCATGGCGTCACAGAAGGGCTTGAGTACAGAATTAAAAAAACAGCTAAAACGGCGACTTCCTTTTCTGAATGGATGGATGAACTGAAAACAAAACGTTATACTCGTACAAGACTACAACGCATTTTTGTTCATATTCTTACAAATACAAAAAAGGAAGATTTACTCCCTATCCTTGAGCGTCGATCTGTATCTTATGTCAGACTACTTGGATTTAATGAAACAGGACGAAAATACATAAGACTGAACAAAAAGAAAATGCAAGTACCACTTGTTACAAAATTAACTAGAAACATGGATTCTTCTTTAAACATGGAAGAGAAAGCCAGTAACGCATATTATAGTATTCTGCCTCAGAGCATTGCAGAGCCATTACGCAAGCAAGAGCTGCAGCCACCAATTATGATATAAAGCAGCACTGACAGATGTTGATATGCTAAACCTTAAAAATAAAAATAGTCGAACGTCTCGAAATGTATAATATTTCGAAAGACGTTCGACTTCTGCTTTTGCTAAGAATTAGTTAACAGAATTTCTTTATATTTAATTAGAAGCCGGCTCTAGGCCTTTTAAATATTCGACTGCTTCCTGAAATGTATCCACAGGAACAATCTTCATTGATGTATCAATTTCAGCTGCTTTTTTCTTTGCCACTTGGTAGTTTGAATCTTTATTTCCATTTTCATTAGGAGCAAAAAAGATATCTGCGCCCTCTCTGTCAGCAGCAACAACTTTTTTATCAATACCGCCAATTCTTCCAACGTTACCGTTATAATCTATTTCCCCTGTACCGGCAATTTCATAGCCTTTCGTAAAATCTTCTTCTGTTAACTGATCAAATATTTCAAGTGAGAACATTAACCCAGCACTTGGTCCACCAATTCTACCACTTGAAAAATGAACTTCCGGGTCAACCGTAACATTACGATCTGTCACCAATCGAATACCAATTCCTACTTTACCACCAAGTTCTTCATATGCATCCAATTTTATATCTTTTGTCATTTCCTTGTTGTCCCTAACAAATTTGATAGTGACAATATCTCCAGCTTTCTTACCTTCTACATACGTTATTAAGTCTTCAGCTTCTTTTACCTGCTTGTCATTAATACCGACAATTCTATCACCCATTTGGAGGGTACCGTCAGCTGGCATTCCATCTATCACTGTTACAATATAAACGCCATTAAATTCAATATCTATGCCTTTTTCTGCTGCTTTATATGCAACTACTGTTGAAGCCTCTTGTGAGTTCTCCATCATTTGCAATTGAGCATGCATATATTCGTCTTCGGTAACTCCTTCAGGCCGAACGTCCTCTAGTGGCATAATCTCCTGATTGGGAAGAATTTTCGCCCAAATAAATTGTAATGGAGTCGCCTGTCCTCCACTAATAGTCACAAGATGCATATCTCCTTTACTTTTATAACCGTCTTCCACCTCTACAATAGGATTTAGTGCATCAGCACTACCTGGTTTGTAAATGTAGTAAGGAATTTTAAATGCTGCCAAAAAATAAGTAAGGATAATAATAATGAACAGAAAAAATAAATGTTTCTTTGTAAATCTCATCTACATGCTCCTTCCAACTCTCAACCAATAAAAGTGTATGGCATATTTTCGCTATGTATGTGCGTATATTGATAAAGACTTGTACTAATTAAAATACAAATGATTATAGAACAAGCTAGAATTATTCTACTACTATCATACAGGGATGTACAGAGCAATGGGTCATGATATAGGAGGCAGACGATTGAAACAAATAGCAAAAACACTATTATTAGCGAGCCTATCCACTTTTATAGCTTTTTCATTAATAAAGTTCCCAGACGAAGCTTTCAAAGCTAGTATTAGAGGGTTAAATATGTGGTGGGAAGTCGTTTTTCCTTCTTTACTCCCATTTTTTATCACCTCTGAATTATTACTTGCATTTGGTGTCGTTAAGTTTGTAGGTATTCTTTTTGAACCAATCATGAGACCATTGTTTAACGTACCAGGCGTTGGGAGTTTTGGATGGGTGATGGGTATGGCAAGTGGATATCCCACCGGAGCAAAAATTGCCAGCAGATTACGAGAAGAAAAACAATTAACACAGATTGAGGCAGAGAGACTCGTGTCATTCACAAATGCTTCCAGCCCCTTATTTATCATTGGAGCCGTTTCGGTGGGTTTTTTCCATGATGCAAAGCTGGGAATATTGCTAGCCGCTGCACATTATATAGGCAATGCTCTAGTAGGATTCTGTATGCGATTCCATGGTTTAAAATCTTCCAGTGAAACAAAGAAAAAAACAAAGGGAAGTTTTTCACTAATCAAAGCATTTCAAGAAATGCATCACACCCGACTGAAAGACCCCCGTCCTATTGGAGAGGTGCTGGGAGATGCGGTTGTTAATTCGATAAAAACACTTGTCATGGTTGGCGGATTCATCATCTTGTTCTCTGTGCTTACTAAATTACTCTTTTTAGTCGGAGTTACACCATTTTTAGCAATATTTTTTAAAATATTTTTGCAAATAATAGGACTGCCTATAGATATGGCTTTACCCTTTTTCTCAGGTTTGTTTGAAATAACAATTGGAGCTCAGAGTATTTCAGGTGTTTCATCAGATTCTATGTTAGCAAAAGCAATTTTGATAAGTTTTATTTTAGGGTTTAATGGTTTTTCCGTACAAGCCCAGGTTGCAAGTATTCTTGCGAAAACAGATATCCGTTTTACCCCTTACTTTTTCGCTAGATTTCTTCATGGAATTTTTGCCAGTATAATTGTGATCATTCTTTATAAGCCACTTTATTTAAATAAACAAGCATTTGGGACAGATGACATCCCTGTCACTCAACAAGGGCAGTCTCATTTATTCTGGTTGGATTTACTGGAATTACTAAAACAATTGGGGCCAATAATTACCATACTTTCTTTGACTAGTGCTTTCTTTATTCTCTATCGCCGTCGCAAACAAAGTTAAAGGGATAACTGAAAGTGCTGGTATCTGTAATTAGTAAGAAAGACGGGCTACACCCTAATACACATTAGAACTGGAGCTTCGATTACTCGTCCTCCTTAATTCTCTATGTTTTTTAAATAAAAAAGATGTTGCTCTTTATCACAACATCTTTTTCTCCTATTTAAACTTTGTAATTAACGCCTGTTCCACTGGACTCGGAACGAGATCTGAGACATTTGCTTTATATTTTGCCACTTCTTTTACAATACTGGAACTAAGGAATGAATATTGATTATTTGTCATCATAAAGAATGTTTCAATCTCTTCATCCAATTTTCTATTCATAGAAGTAATTTGCATTTCATATTCAAAATCACTAACTGCTCTTAGCCCTCTTATAATAGCCTGAGCGTTTTTTTCTTTTGCATAATCCATCAATAAGCCTTCCGAAGAATCTGCTATTACATTTGGCAGGTCAATAGTGCACTCCTCTATTAATTTTATCCGTTCCTCAACAGAAAATAAAGGAGCTTTCGATTGATTGTTGAATACCGCTACAATAATTTGATCAAAAATTCTAGCTCCACGCTGTATAATGTCTAGATGCCCATAAGTAAGTGGATCAAAACTGCCGGGACATATCGCTAATCTAGTCAATATAATTTACCTCCTATGTGTCATGTCTGAATATAGTTATTGTTATTGTTCCTCCATATTTTTGTTGCTTAATTAAAGATAGTGACTTATGTGATGAGTTCAGTATAGTGGTGTGATCGTGTTCACAATAAATGATAGCTCCCTTATTTAGTATATCTAAGCTTACTATTTCATTTAGTAACCCTTCATAGTCTCCCTTTGCATAAGGTGGGTCCAGTAGTATTAAATCAAACCGGAGTCCTCGCTTGGATGCAGCCTGTATTGCGCGAAAAGCATCTGCCCGAAATACTTCTGTATTATTTTCCAAGCTAAGTGACTTAAGATTATCATGAATTATATGTATAGCCTTAGGTGACTTATCGACCAGAATACCCCATTCCATTCCTCTACTCAATGCCTCAATAGCGAGTGCACCACTGCCAGCAAACAGATCAAGGAATTTACCTCCTTCAAAATAAGGACCCATTATTTGAAAAGTAGCTTCTTTGACTTTATCAGTTGTCGGTCTTGTATTTTTACCTGGAACTGCTTTTAATTGTCGTCCTTTATATTGCCCAGCTATAACTCTCATAGTCACACTCCTTTTGGCACTATTCGACATTAATCCTACCATAAAAGGAAAGAGATGAAAATAATTTATATTACGATAAGAAAACATGAACTTTGACGTATAAATAACTTTTTCTTGTACATAATAAATTATTGAGACAGCTAAAGGTTAGCTTGGTTGTTTCATAACTCGAAGAAGACTTACACTTCCCCATAAGATCTTCTTCGGTTTCTCCTCTCCCTTTGCCTTTTTGTTTTCTAAAAGGAAAACAAAGGGACCTGCAGAAATATTTCTGCAGGTTTTTCTTTTTATCTAATGGAATTCTGTATAACCTAATCTCTAATGCCTTTAAAAATCGATGATTATTAGGACAAAAAAATATGGACAATATATATTGTCCATATTAAGAAAAAATATTAAATACCCATTTTATAATCATATTGTTTTGCTTTATCTGGTTTTGCATTTTCGTAGTTTGTTTCTATAAAGGGTTTATAAGAACGGTCTATTTTAGACACAAAGGCTAACTTAAGTAATTTTTGTTCGATCCTTTCAATCTCATCCTGATTAACGTAAATTACAGCATATTTCATTCTCTTTGATACGTAAATTAAATGTCCATATTTTTTTATTTGTTTAATATTCTTCAAATGCTGAAACCAGACTATTAAACTTTGGCGATCCACACTCATATCATGCCCTCACTTACAAGTTATTTGCAACTTAGTTTATCAGAGTAAACCGGTAAATTCAACGATCAGGAGGCACAGCCACATCCTCCACCGCTTCCACAACCACAGCCACTATCTGTTAAAGCAGCCCCTTCCTGTGGAGCTTTAACTTGTTCACTTACACTCTGAGCAACATATCTACTAATCTCATCCAATAACTTCTGCAGGTTTCTTTCCGCAATTTTAAATGCAGCCACCTTATCATTCATATCCATCTCTCGTTTGGCTGCTCGTACCTTTTTCATGATCTCATTATAATCAGGATGGTATCTACCAAATCGTTGGACATCATCATATTGTTCTTTTATATCTTGAAAATCTTTAATTAACCTCTGGGCTTCTTTATCTTTATGAAGAGCATTCTGGGAAATAGTGTAGGCTTCCATTATATCGGACTCCATTACCATACTCCCTAACTGCTCGGATTTATCTAATATATCTACATATTCCATAGTAGCTATCATTAATTACACCTCCACTACTATAGTATCATTTAAGACAAGTTCTGAAAATGTTTAATCCTTCATTGCTCCCGCAAATTGGATAAGCATTTCAAGCATCTGTACTTGGTTATTTAATTTTTCAACACGCTGTGGGAATGTCTTTCCATAAAATTTTTTCGCTTCTTTTTCTATATAAACCAACATGGAAGGTTCTCGAGACAAGTAGCGGTACCAGATAGGATTAAGACGTACGTATCTTGCTAACTCCGGATTACTCTGTAAATAATCGTAACATTGTGGATGCATTCTAGTTCCTCCTAGTCTCTATACCAATTAATAGGATTTTGGTTAGGATTACCAGTGCTCTTAGTTGATTGGAACTGAGTGATTATTTCCTGAACAGTAGTTATTGCATTACTTAATTGGTTGGCTTGTTTCTGTATTTTTTCTATATCCATGTTCTCAGCCATTTTAAGAATTTGATTGAATAACTCCTTATTTTTTTTATCCCCATCTTCTTTGCCGGTCTCAGGTTCTTTTTCAATGAATTTTTCCCAATAGGAATCTTCTTCTCCCAGCAATGCCCATTTTTCATAATACACTTGCAGCGACTTTCCACTTCGTCTAATTTCCTTTAATAAATTTGGATGCTTATTTATAAACCGCTTAAAATCGACGACTGATGGGTGCAATTCAGATTCATTCATCTTGCTCACCTCATATTAAATAGACATTTATACTATCTAATTTATGTTGAACCTTAAGAGATGTGCCTGACTTCTCTCACAGAATCCAAAGTAGCAAGCTGCCTACAAAGGTTTAGCAAGGAAATTCTGTGTGAAATACAATCGATACACCCCGACCCCCAGATGAGTGTATTCTTCTTTTAGCAAAGCTTGACGATGCCCTTCACTATTTAACCACCCTTCTAGTGCTGCTGGTGCATCAGGATATTGTGCAGCAATATTTTCACCAGCTGCAGTATAGAAAACCTCTTTTTCAGCTAATCGCTCTTTTAATCCATTGCCATTTTGACTATAATGGGAAAAGTAATTATTTATTTCCATATCTTTACTATGCTTTAATGCTACTTGACTTACGGATTCATCCCACTTTAGCACAGACTTTTTGTATTGATGACGTATCACATTCGTAATTTCAAAAATTTGCCTTTCCATACCCTCCTCTATTTTTAACCATTGTTTATCATCTAAATTAGGGCGCTCAGGAATTTGACCACGATACTCCAATTCATAAGGACGGTGCAATAAAAGTATATCTGCAGTTAATACTCTAATAGAGGATAACTTTTCAGTAAATGTGTCAAAATAAGCTTGTACAAATAGATCATCGGTAACCTTTATTAAGGGGCGCATTTTAAGATCATCTTCATTTAGTTTAAAAGTGTAAGATGCAAAATTCTCACTATAATTTATTTGCTCTTCAAAAGGATATTTTGTATTGATCTCAGCATAGGACTTATTAATGACAAAAGGTTTTGAACCTAACTTAGAACCAGTGGCAAATAGCGTTTTGACCTCCCCTTCCATAACACCAAATTGAATATATTGATTTGCCTCATCCGTGTATACCCACCAAGTATAGTCATATGCACTTGGATCCTTTCTCTTTGGTTGTCCAAGTTGCTCTTGTAACTGTTCAGAACTTTTTCCTATCCATTGAAAAAGATCCCCTTCCAACGGTGTTTTTTTCTGCAATTTTGGAGTTACTTCTTTAGCCTCTAGTAAAGTAAACTTCTCTTTTGCTACGCTTACTGATCCAGTAGTTAGGTTTTCAATAGTAGAATCCTTTCCCTCCATTACATAAAAAGCAATAACTCCGAGAATGGTTAGTAGAACTATAATTTGAATAAACCGCATAGAATGGTCCCCTTCTCTTCTTTTTTGTTATATATATGCACAATATACTATAAACATTCTCTTAACTCTATTATCTTTATAAGACATATAATCAAAAATCTTATGCGTTTTCAATTGCATGTTCACTTATTTCGTACTATTATAGTGTAGGAAGGACAATTATGTGAGGTGGATAAGATGATATTAGAGAATACTGGGATTGAAGACGTTGTTATCGATTTAAAACCACTCGATCATTTAACAGGAAAACATGCTTTTATTCGAGCAGGCCAATGGGATTATGATCGTGTAACCTATGATTATAAAATAGAATCAAAAGAAAAAAACATTACATATTACATCCGAATTCAAGGCTACTCTATTGAAGGAGATGTAGACAGGGGCAATGCTGTAATTAAACTAATGCCTCCAATGTTAGGAAAACATTACTATCCGCATGGGGTTGAATATGGTGAAGAAGAAGGGTTCCCTGCAAATCTTGTTGAACGCGCAAATAACATTGTTACTAAAGTAAAAGACGAAATTCAACAATATAAAAAATAAATTCAAACTGACCAACTACTCAGATCAAATGTTAGTAGTTGGTTTTTTATTCAATTTTTAATATAATACGATAAAGTTTTCTGTTCAAATTGGAAAATTAATGCTATATTCTTTATAGAAATAGCTGCCATTCTTTTTGCTACATATGAAAGGAGACATTAATTAACGTTGATCCGCACACTTACAAAACGCCATTGGACACTAATATTTATAGCCGTATTGCTAATACTTTTTATAATCTTTATTCTACCTGTCTCCATTCCTCTTATTGTCGCTTTTTTTACAGCATTATTGCTTAACCCTACAATTCGTTTGCTACAAAGGAAAACGAAGATTAGCCGAAAAGTAGCGGTTTCTATAATATTTTTGCTTTTTTTACTGCTAGTTGGAATTGCCGGAACCTTTATTGTTACAAAAGCTGTGACTCAAGTTGTAAATTTCGCAGAGGAGGTACCCAGTCATTTTAATCAATTGAATGATATGTATGAAGAGTGGGAGAATGACTTACAACAATATACAAATAATCTTCCTCCCGAATTTGTGAAACAGATCTCTGATAGCATTGAAGAAAATCTAACAGCACTTAGCAATACAGCTAAAGAGAAAATAACATTAGATAACATTGCAGAGATTTTCAGTAAAGTCCCTCAATATTTAATTAGTTTTATTGTTTATCTTATTGCTCTCTTCCTTTTTATGCTGGAATTGCCTTTACTTAAAGCAAAAATGTATAACTTATTAACAAAAGAAACTGCTGAAAAGGTTTCATTTATGAACA contains the following coding sequences:
- the ytvI gene encoding sporulation integral membrane protein YtvI — protein: MIRTLTKRHWTLIFIAVLLILFIIFILPVSIPLIVAFFTALLLNPTIRLLQRKTKISRKVAVSIIFLLFLLLVGIAGTFIVTKAVTQVVNFAEEVPSHFNQLNDMYEEWENDLQQYTNNLPPEFVKQISDSIEENLTALSNTAKEKITLDNIAEIFSKVPQYLISFIVYLIALFLFMLELPLLKAKMYNLLTKETAEKVSFMNRRLADVLLGFLKAQFLVSLLILAVSLIGLFLITPEVAIMMSLIIWIVDLIPIIGSIIILGPWALFLLLAGDTALGIQLAVLAIILLAVRRIVEPKVMGQHIGLSPLATLIAMFIGLKLLGLLGFILGPLLFIAFNSAKEAGIIKWNTKI
- a CDS encoding YugN family protein, coding for MILENTGIEDVVIDLKPLDHLTGKHAFIRAGQWDYDRVTYDYKIESKEKNITYYIRIQGYSIEGDVDRGNAVIKLMPPMLGKHYYPHGVEYGEEEGFPANLVERANNIVTKVKDEIQQYKK